AGAAATACTGAAAACCTTGTATCGCGGCGCAGACATCTTGATTTTTGATGAACCAACAGCAGTCTTGACACCTCAAGAAATCGATGAATTAATCGACATCATGCGTGGACTTGTGCAAGAAGGAAAATCAATCATTTTGATTACACATAAGTTGGACGAAATTAAAAAAGTAGCAGATCGCTGCACAGTTATTCGCCGTGGTCAGAGTATTGATACAGTGAATGTAAAAGATGTTTCATCACAACAATTAGCAGATATGATGGTGGGACGTTCTGTTTCCTTTAAAACAGAGAAGAAAGTGGCTGAACCCAAAGAAGTGGTACTTTCAATCAAGGATTTAGTAGTTAAAGAAAGTCGGGGAATAGAAGCAGTTAAAAGTCTGAGTTTAGATATTCGTGCAGGTGAAGTTGTTGGGATTGCCGGAATTGATGGAAATGGTCAAACGGAGTTAATTCAGGCGCTGACCGGTTTGCGTAAAGCTGAAAGTGGCTCTGTTGAACTAAATGGAAAAGCAATCACTAATAAACGTCCACGTGAAATCACAGAAGCCGGCGTAGGGCATGTCCCAGAAGACCGTCACAAATATGGTTTAGTTTTGGATATGACATTAGCTGAAAATATTGCTTTGCAAACCTATTATCAAAAACCACTAAGTAAGAGTGGGGTTTTAAATTACAATCAAATCAATGCTTATGCGCGTAAATTGATTGAAGAATACGATGTACGGACAACGAATGAACTTGTGCCGGCTAAAGCTCTTTCTGGTGGGAACCAACAAAAAGCAATCATTGCCCGCGAAATTGATCGTAACCCTGATTTGCTGATTGTTTCTCAACCAACTCGTGGCTTGGATGTTGGGGCCATTGAGTATATCCATAAGCGTTTAATCGAACAGCGTGACAAAGATAAAGCTGTTTTATTAGTTAGTTTTGAATTAGAAGAAATATTGAATGTGTCCGATCGAATTGCTGTAATTCATGCTGGGAAAATCGTCGGAATCGTTGATCCAAAAGAAACAACTGAGAACGAATTAGGATTATTAATGGCTGGTTATTCATTAGAAGAAGCCAGAGCAGAATTAAGTCAAGAGGTAGGTGAGGCAGTTGAATAATCGATCAGAAAGACTACGTAATATTTTAGTCCCTGTTTTATCAGTATTGTTAGGATTTATTCTTGGTGCAATTATTATGCTTATTTCTGGACAAGACCCAATTATCGGTTATCAAGCAATGTTAAAAACAGCATTCTTAAATCCTAAAAGTATCGGTGAGATTTTTGTAACAGCTGCACCATTGATTTTAACGGCACTGGGTTTTGCTGTAGCAAATGCAGCTGGATTTTTTAACATCGGACTTTCAGGGCAAGCGTTATGTGGCTGGGTAGCCAGTATTTGGGTAGCATTGTCGATGCCTGATGCTCCGCGCATGGTTGTTTTGCCTCTAGCAGTACTTACAGGTGCGTTGGCGGGTGCGTTGGCGGCAGCAATTCCTGGATTATTGCGTGCCTTCTTTGGCACAAGTGAAGTAATCGTTACGATTATGTTGAACTATGTTTTTCTTTATACAAGTACTCACATTGTGAATAATGTCATGTCTGAAAGTGTCTTAGGAACAAATAAAGGTGTGACTAAGATCATCGGAGAAAATGCCAGTCTGAGAAATGATTTTTTGAAAGAAATGACGAATGGTTCGCGTTTAAATGGCGGGATTTTTCTTGCAGTTATTTTCTTAGTACTGATTTGGTTTATGATGAAAAAAACTACGTTAGGATACGAAATTCGCTCGGTCGGGTTGAATCCCTTTGCTTCTGAATATGCTGGAATGAGTAGCAAACGTACGATTGTAATGTCAATGGTTATTTCAGGAACATTAGCAGGCTTAGGCGGCGTGGTTCTTGGACTGGGAACATTTGGGAATTTCTTTGTTCAAGGTTCATCATTAAGTATTGGGTTTGACGGAATGGCTATTTCATTACTTGGTGCAGGAAGTTCAGTCGGAATATTCCTATCTGCGATTTTGTTTAGCGTATTAAAACTCGGTGGTCAAGGAATGCCTCTTCGTGCGGGGGTGCCAATTGAACTTGTAGATGTGGTTATTGCTTCGATTATTTTCTTTATTGCCATTAGTTACCTTATTCGCTTCTTATTGGCAAAAGCTTCTGGCAGTAAAAAAGAAGTTGCCGTGGTTGAAGAATTGGCAGGAAAATCAGATCCGACGAGTCAAGAAGGAGGAAAAATCTAATGGATATTGCATTAATCGCTGTATTGGCGCCGATTATTACACAAACTTTGGTTTATTCGACTCCTTTGGTTTTTACGGCTTTGGGCGGGACTTTTTCCGAGCGTAGTGGTATTGTAAACGTAGGACTAGAAGGT
The DNA window shown above is from Enterococcus sp. 4G2_DIV0659 and carries:
- a CDS encoding ABC transporter ATP-binding protein, producing MVQENYVIEMRNITKQFGTFKANDNINLTVRPGEIHALLGENGAGKSTLMNILSGLLEPTSGEIFMNGSKVSINGPTAANRLGIGMVHQHFMLVEAFTVTENIILGSEPTHAGVLDRKKATAEIKRVSEQYGLSVDPGAYIRDISVGAQQRVEILKTLYRGADILIFDEPTAVLTPQEIDELIDIMRGLVQEGKSIILITHKLDEIKKVADRCTVIRRGQSIDTVNVKDVSSQQLADMMVGRSVSFKTEKKVAEPKEVVLSIKDLVVKESRGIEAVKSLSLDIRAGEVVGIAGIDGNGQTELIQALTGLRKAESGSVELNGKAITNKRPREITEAGVGHVPEDRHKYGLVLDMTLAENIALQTYYQKPLSKSGVLNYNQINAYARKLIEEYDVRTTNELVPAKALSGGNQQKAIIAREIDRNPDLLIVSQPTRGLDVGAIEYIHKRLIEQRDKDKAVLLVSFELEEILNVSDRIAVIHAGKIVGIVDPKETTENELGLLMAGYSLEEARAELSQEVGEAVE
- a CDS encoding ABC transporter permease, encoding MNNRSERLRNILVPVLSVLLGFILGAIIMLISGQDPIIGYQAMLKTAFLNPKSIGEIFVTAAPLILTALGFAVANAAGFFNIGLSGQALCGWVASIWVALSMPDAPRMVVLPLAVLTGALAGALAAAIPGLLRAFFGTSEVIVTIMLNYVFLYTSTHIVNNVMSESVLGTNKGVTKIIGENASLRNDFLKEMTNGSRLNGGIFLAVIFLVLIWFMMKKTTLGYEIRSVGLNPFASEYAGMSSKRTIVMSMVISGTLAGLGGVVLGLGTFGNFFVQGSSLSIGFDGMAISLLGAGSSVGIFLSAILFSVLKLGGQGMPLRAGVPIELVDVVIASIIFFIAISYLIRFLLAKASGSKKEVAVVEELAGKSDPTSQEGGKI